Proteins from a genomic interval of Providencia stuartii:
- a CDS encoding glycoside hydrolase family 15 protein, which translates to MIAQQAPGAPGSTATWTSSAKDMVGTAIGQGRVWFTVGYGILNEVYWPSCSTPQIRDLGFIIAGDDFWSEVKRVHQYSLTTPSSALPIPKIVHQHERYRLELEIITDPARDVLLIHYHLEGEGLRLYPLLAPHLGGDGDNNYASVTPAGLAAQKNGQYLILSAESGFARGSVGYVGSSDGWQDFSQNGGMHWEYQQAGPGNVAMLGELNRNSGVLALAFSDSAQGAITLANSSLAAGYQEAKRQYAYLWAEWNETVNFPELDKLPKKLSDAVRTSVVVLKTHEGRTFPGSLVASLSTPWGDTHKDPGGYHLVWPRDSVEVGFAMLACGLITEVRALLAYLIAIQQPDGHWMQNNFTDGRPYWQGIQLDEVALPVLFAAKLHEQGLLGEMRGAAVHMARKALAFIAQYGPASPQDRWEENSGINPFTLSVSIAALVAGAKAGFLEEGDKQYAIDLADDWNERLESWVYVSNTELDHELGISGHYIRLNPNCHSARFGDVMLRNRNNETINTRALLGMEYLYLVRLGLRKASDKRIQDTTKLVDKQLCVNLPEGPYYYRYNEDGYGEHEDGRAFDGSGVGRLWPLLSGERGHYAAACKQDIQPYLNAILASASTGGMLPEQIWDKESIPERGLLTGRPSGSAMPLIWAHAELIKLIYVQKTGVPIEQLHSVSEHYGQKSLAPRARHWRDNLSCGAVPADRELWIEAQEPFVLHYGYDHWQNIKEQSSQPLGLGLYGVALDVSALAGKTIQFTRRFDAKGWEGRDWSIDIEA; encoded by the coding sequence ATGATAGCACAGCAAGCACCGGGGGCACCCGGTAGCACCGCAACTTGGACGAGTAGTGCAAAAGATATGGTAGGCACTGCGATAGGACAAGGGCGTGTATGGTTTACTGTCGGGTATGGGATTTTAAATGAAGTCTACTGGCCTTCTTGTAGTACTCCGCAAATTCGAGATTTAGGGTTTATTATTGCTGGGGATGATTTTTGGTCAGAAGTTAAGCGAGTTCATCAATATAGCTTAACCACGCCATCATCTGCTTTACCTATTCCGAAAATCGTACATCAACATGAACGTTATCGTCTTGAGCTGGAAATTATCACTGACCCAGCCCGAGATGTATTGCTGATTCATTATCACCTTGAAGGTGAGGGACTGCGGCTATACCCACTCTTAGCACCACATCTTGGAGGGGATGGCGACAATAATTATGCGTCAGTGACTCCTGCGGGTTTGGCGGCTCAGAAGAATGGACAATACCTTATTTTGTCTGCTGAAAGTGGTTTTGCTCGTGGCAGTGTGGGTTATGTGGGAAGTTCTGACGGCTGGCAAGATTTTAGCCAAAACGGTGGAATGCATTGGGAATATCAACAGGCAGGTCCTGGTAATGTCGCAATGTTGGGAGAGTTGAATCGTAATTCAGGAGTACTCGCATTAGCTTTTTCAGATAGTGCACAAGGAGCTATAACTCTGGCAAATAGCTCTCTTGCCGCAGGTTATCAGGAAGCAAAGCGCCAGTACGCTTATTTATGGGCTGAATGGAATGAAACGGTCAATTTTCCTGAACTCGATAAATTACCGAAAAAGTTATCCGATGCTGTGCGCACCTCAGTTGTAGTATTAAAGACGCACGAAGGTAGAACCTTTCCCGGCTCACTGGTGGCGAGTTTAAGTACACCATGGGGGGATACCCATAAAGACCCTGGGGGTTATCACCTTGTTTGGCCGAGAGATTCGGTTGAAGTCGGCTTTGCGATGCTAGCTTGTGGGTTGATTACGGAAGTGCGAGCTTTACTGGCTTATTTGATAGCCATTCAGCAGCCTGATGGGCATTGGATGCAGAACAATTTTACTGATGGTCGCCCTTATTGGCAGGGGATTCAACTGGATGAAGTCGCACTACCGGTACTATTTGCCGCAAAATTACATGAGCAAGGCTTACTTGGCGAAATGCGTGGGGCAGCGGTGCATATGGCACGTAAGGCACTCGCTTTTATCGCACAATATGGACCTGCTAGCCCACAAGATCGTTGGGAAGAGAACTCAGGAATTAACCCTTTCACACTATCAGTCTCGATTGCTGCATTGGTGGCTGGAGCGAAAGCGGGTTTCCTTGAGGAAGGTGATAAGCAATACGCTATTGATTTGGCTGATGATTGGAATGAGCGATTAGAATCTTGGGTCTATGTCTCTAATACGGAACTTGACCATGAGTTGGGTATTTCAGGACACTATATCCGTTTAAATCCGAATTGCCATTCAGCCCGCTTTGGCGATGTGATGCTACGTAACCGTAATAATGAAACAATTAACACGCGTGCGTTATTGGGGATGGAATATCTCTATTTAGTGCGCTTAGGGCTACGTAAAGCGTCAGATAAACGTATTCAAGATACCACCAAACTGGTGGATAAACAGTTATGTGTGAACTTGCCGGAAGGTCCATATTATTATCGTTATAACGAAGATGGTTATGGTGAACATGAGGATGGACGCGCATTTGATGGAAGTGGTGTAGGTCGCCTATGGCCATTACTCAGTGGTGAACGAGGCCACTATGCCGCGGCCTGTAAACAAGATATTCAACCTTATTTAAATGCGATCTTAGCCTCGGCCAGTACTGGCGGTATGTTGCCTGAACAAATCTGGGATAAAGAAAGTATTCCAGAAAGAGGGTTATTAACGGGCAGGCCGAGTGGTAGTGCGATGCCACTGATTTGGGCACATGCGGAATTAATCAAACTAATTTACGTGCAAAAAACGGGTGTGCCTATTGAACAGTTGCACTCGGTGAGTGAGCATTATGGTCAAAAATCGCTAGCGCCACGGGCACGTCATTGGCGTGATAATTTGTCTTGCGGGGCCGTGCCCGCAGATCGTGAGCTATGGATTGAAGCGCAAGAGCCATTTGTTCTGCATTATGGTTATGATCATTGGCAAAATATTAAAGAGCAAAGCAGCCAGCCACTTGGTTTAGGGCTATATGGTGTTGCATTAGATGTCAGCGCATTAGCAGGAAAAACGATCCAGTTTACACGTAGATTTGATGCCAAGGGCTGGGAAGGCCGTGACTGGAGTATTGATATCGAAGCATAA
- the glgB gene encoding 1,4-alpha-glucan branching protein GlgB, translated as MKETKVSSTQALIVDQLFAGNYRDPFSFLGMHQQGRKTYFRVLLPNAQQVTVLDRLTAAPVIQLSRVDPRGFFVGDAADLDTNFTYILQVDWGDSQQIIEDPYRFGTLLHDSNTQGSPQTCSFEILGAHIKQLDDILGTHFCVWAPNAQRVSVVGEFNFWDGRRYPMRYHPESGIWEIFLPAIHAGTHYQYEILDAKGQLQLKSDPYAFRSQLRPDTTSIISPLPKKSIPTPQQIQANQRNAPISIYEVHLGSWRRSHNGTTWLSYSELADTLLPYVKEMGFTHLEILPISEHPFDGSWGYQPLGIYSPTSRFGSPQDLIDFIDKAHKLGINVILDWVPGHFPSDSSGLANFDGTPLYEYADPKEGKHRDWNTLIYDYRSREVRQFLSDNAIYWIDRFGFDGLRVDAVASMIYRDYSRPDGEWIANEYGGNINLEAVSFLQETNERLHKIQPNSLMAAEESTDFSGVTLPPSLGGLGFNYKWNMGWMHDTLSYLQLDPLARKYHHNKMTFSVMYAWAENYILPLSHDEVVHGKGSLLRKMSGTPEQKFATLRAYYGFMWAHPGKKLLFMGGEIAQWREWDHDSELDWHLIDIPTSPHSGVQRLVKVLNLIYRNTPALYDNDHHEKSFEWVIVDDDDNAVFAFIRYAENGDPLLVISHFTPVTRPHYRIGVKQAGRYQILLNTSEQLYGGKETQSTSHIMTQPIKAHGYDHSIELTLPPLSTLYLSLRPTTNQ; from the coding sequence ATGAAAGAAACGAAGGTATCCTCAACTCAAGCTCTGATCGTTGATCAACTCTTTGCCGGAAATTATCGTGACCCTTTCTCCTTCTTAGGTATGCATCAGCAAGGGAGAAAAACATATTTTCGAGTATTACTACCCAATGCTCAGCAAGTCACCGTCCTTGACAGGCTAACCGCAGCCCCTGTCATTCAATTATCACGCGTTGACCCACGTGGTTTTTTTGTTGGTGACGCAGCAGACTTAGATACTAACTTTACCTATATCTTGCAGGTTGACTGGGGTGACTCGCAACAAATCATTGAAGATCCTTATCGTTTCGGCACATTACTCCATGACTCGAATACTCAAGGTTCTCCTCAAACGTGCTCATTTGAGATATTAGGTGCACATATCAAGCAGTTGGATGATATCTTAGGTACCCATTTTTGTGTGTGGGCACCAAATGCGCAACGGGTTTCAGTGGTGGGTGAGTTTAATTTTTGGGATGGTCGTCGCTATCCAATGCGCTACCATCCAGAAAGCGGTATCTGGGAAATATTTCTTCCTGCTATCCATGCTGGTACTCACTATCAATATGAAATATTAGATGCAAAGGGGCAACTCCAATTAAAATCTGACCCTTATGCTTTTCGTAGCCAATTACGGCCAGATACCACATCCATCATTTCTCCACTGCCCAAAAAATCTATACCTACACCGCAACAAATTCAGGCGAACCAACGTAATGCCCCTATTTCAATCTATGAAGTTCACCTTGGCTCTTGGCGTCGCTCACATAATGGCACAACATGGTTAAGTTACAGTGAGTTAGCAGACACATTACTGCCTTATGTCAAAGAAATGGGGTTCACCCACCTAGAGATATTGCCCATTAGTGAACACCCTTTTGATGGCTCTTGGGGCTATCAGCCATTGGGGATTTATTCCCCTACCAGCCGCTTTGGTTCTCCTCAAGATTTAATTGATTTTATTGATAAAGCACACAAGCTCGGTATCAATGTTATTCTTGATTGGGTACCTGGCCATTTTCCTTCTGATAGCAGTGGACTCGCCAATTTTGATGGGACGCCACTTTATGAATACGCTGACCCAAAAGAAGGCAAACACCGTGACTGGAATACTCTGATCTACGACTACCGTAGCCGTGAAGTGCGTCAGTTTTTATCTGATAACGCGATATATTGGATTGATCGCTTTGGTTTTGATGGCTTACGCGTCGATGCTGTTGCTTCCATGATTTATCGTGATTATAGCCGTCCTGACGGCGAATGGATTGCCAATGAATACGGAGGCAATATTAATCTCGAAGCCGTTAGCTTCTTACAAGAGACCAACGAGCGATTGCATAAAATCCAGCCTAATAGCCTCATGGCAGCTGAAGAGTCGACAGACTTTTCGGGCGTTACCTTGCCGCCATCCCTTGGTGGACTCGGTTTTAACTACAAATGGAATATGGGGTGGATGCATGACACCTTAAGTTATCTACAACTCGATCCACTCGCCCGAAAATATCATCACAACAAAATGACATTTAGTGTCATGTACGCATGGGCTGAAAACTACATACTTCCTTTATCCCATGATGAAGTGGTGCATGGCAAAGGGTCGCTATTACGCAAAATGTCAGGTACGCCCGAACAGAAATTTGCCACCCTACGAGCCTATTATGGATTTATGTGGGCGCATCCTGGCAAAAAGTTACTTTTTATGGGTGGGGAGATAGCCCAATGGCGCGAATGGGATCATGATAGTGAACTTGATTGGCACCTAATTGATATTCCAACTAGCCCACACTCTGGTGTGCAACGCTTGGTGAAGGTTCTCAATTTAATTTACCGTAATACGCCGGCACTTTACGATAATGATCACCATGAAAAAAGCTTTGAATGGGTGATCGTCGATGACGATGACAACGCCGTTTTTGCATTTATTCGCTATGCAGAAAATGGAGATCCACTGCTCGTGATCAGTCATTTTACACCTGTAACTCGCCCTCATTATCGTATCGGCGTCAAACAAGCGGGTCGATACCAAATTTTATTAAACACAAGCGAGCAACTCTATGGGGGGAAAGAAACCCAATCGACCTCCCACATTATGACCCAACCCATTAAGGCTCATGGTTATGATCATTCTATTGAATTAACACTCCCCCCTCTATCAACGCTATACCTGAGCCTACGGCCAACCACAAATCAATAA
- the emrA gene encoding multidrug efflux MFS transporter periplasmic adaptor subunit EmrA, whose amino-acid sequence MDQPTNSAETNQKTKKETRRKVWMVIASIIIVLLFVAYGAYWFLVLRFQEYTDDAYVSGVQVPIIAQTTGNVTQVNFENTDLVKAGDVLVVLDKTNAQLAYEQAKHDLATTVRKTKELYINGDEYLAQIQKNRISLAQAQKDYQRRVALGRSGTISKEDLQHSQEAVQLAQAALDISIQQYNANRALLRNTELKKQPAIQQAADNVRNAWITLQRTEVKSPITGYVSRRNVQVGSQVSPQGSLMAVVPVQPVWVDANFKETQLEKVRIGQPVTLTSDFYGDDIVYTGKVVGLDMGTGSAFSLLPAQNATGNWIKVVQRLPVRVELEPEQVAKYPLRIGLSMNATIDIKDQNGPVLAEIQRETPAFESDVLVLKLADVDAVIDTIINENAD is encoded by the coding sequence ATGGATCAACCTACAAATTCAGCAGAAACCAATCAAAAAACGAAGAAAGAAACACGTCGAAAAGTGTGGATGGTTATCGCTTCAATTATTATTGTTCTTCTATTTGTTGCCTATGGTGCTTATTGGTTTCTTGTATTACGTTTTCAAGAATATACCGATGATGCCTATGTCTCTGGTGTGCAGGTGCCGATTATTGCGCAAACAACAGGCAACGTGACTCAGGTTAACTTTGAAAATACAGATTTAGTGAAAGCCGGTGATGTGCTGGTGGTTCTTGATAAAACCAATGCACAGTTAGCCTATGAGCAAGCAAAACACGATTTAGCGACCACTGTGCGGAAAACGAAAGAGTTGTATATCAATGGTGATGAGTATTTGGCGCAGATTCAAAAAAATCGTATCTCACTTGCGCAAGCACAAAAAGATTATCAACGAAGAGTTGCTTTGGGTCGCAGTGGCACAATTTCGAAAGAAGATTTACAGCATTCTCAAGAAGCCGTGCAGTTGGCGCAAGCCGCACTGGATATATCCATTCAACAATATAATGCCAACCGTGCCCTGTTGCGTAATACCGAGCTGAAAAAACAACCCGCTATTCAACAGGCGGCTGACAATGTGCGTAATGCATGGATTACCTTGCAACGCACTGAAGTAAAAAGCCCTATTACTGGTTATGTTTCACGCCGTAATGTACAAGTCGGTTCTCAAGTTAGCCCACAAGGTTCTTTGATGGCTGTTGTTCCAGTGCAACCTGTGTGGGTTGATGCCAATTTTAAAGAGACCCAACTTGAGAAGGTGCGTATTGGACAGCCTGTCACTCTAACCAGCGACTTTTATGGTGATGATATTGTGTATACCGGCAAGGTTGTTGGCTTAGATATGGGAACAGGAAGTGCCTTCTCTTTGTTACCCGCACAGAATGCAACGGGCAACTGGATCAAAGTGGTACAGCGTTTACCTGTTCGTGTCGAATTAGAGCCGGAGCAGGTCGCAAAATATCCATTACGTATCGGGCTATCAATGAATGCAACGATTGATATTAAAGACCAAAATGGCCCTGTATTAGCTGAGATTCAGCGTGAAACACCGGCTTTTGAAAGTGACGTATTGGTGTTAAAACTGGCTGATGTCGATGCAGTGATCGACACCATTATTAACGAAAACGCGGATTAG
- a CDS encoding fimbrial protein: protein MMKHFLFLVLIAFSGYSQAICHEGGGGIRYASPISIDLSDKLTPATPEWTTTISTQYVGSFNCSTRNSEFGYTKILNTDNQYATILSFMNGKYHVRAQIINDIPNRKLKNSGRHNASELNTPVTIKFTLEPKQGTLIAGHTAHLHDILFVTDLSGMSFFDIVLWPVKQIIKILQWLFNGFNWPYDDQDMYGQPLILKYAPKLTTCAFQNAGLVVTLPTLSRHQVINESQAGYTPFALNMRCENLGGANNTAERAIDIFLSSNNLLSSDNTVLIDKTANAAQGIGLRLVKTSNPNSPIVISQNPNARGHATSLFYVNAGGQLEPNFSIPMAVYYYAWDPHKASQGTLKTTATLNIVYP from the coding sequence ATGATGAAACATTTTCTTTTTTTAGTCTTGATTGCATTTAGTGGTTATAGCCAAGCAATTTGTCATGAGGGAGGTGGAGGTATTCGCTATGCCTCGCCGATCAGTATTGATTTGTCCGATAAACTAACCCCCGCTACGCCAGAATGGACCACCACAATATCAACCCAGTATGTGGGTAGCTTCAATTGTTCCACTCGTAACAGCGAGTTCGGTTATACCAAAATTCTCAATACCGATAACCAATATGCGACGATTTTGAGTTTCATGAATGGGAAATATCATGTCAGAGCACAAATCATTAATGATATCCCAAATAGAAAACTGAAGAACTCAGGTCGCCACAATGCCTCTGAACTTAATACTCCAGTAACGATTAAATTTACCCTTGAACCCAAACAAGGCACCCTGATTGCCGGTCATACTGCTCATCTGCATGATATTTTATTTGTTACAGACTTAAGTGGCATGTCATTTTTTGACATTGTACTATGGCCTGTTAAGCAAATTATTAAGATCCTGCAATGGTTGTTTAATGGGTTTAATTGGCCTTACGATGACCAAGATATGTACGGCCAGCCGCTAATATTGAAATATGCGCCTAAACTTACCACTTGCGCTTTTCAAAATGCAGGCCTTGTTGTGACATTACCAACACTCAGCCGTCATCAAGTCATTAATGAGTCACAGGCAGGCTATACCCCATTTGCATTAAATATGCGTTGTGAAAACCTAGGGGGGGCGAATAATACAGCGGAACGAGCAATTGATATCTTTTTATCTAGCAATAATCTGCTCAGCTCAGATAATACCGTGTTGATTGATAAAACAGCTAATGCGGCCCAAGGTATCGGCCTACGCTTAGTTAAAACCAGTAATCCAAATAGCCCTATCGTGATTTCACAAAACCCAAACGCTCGTGGTCATGCAACATCATTATTCTATGTGAATGCGGGGGGTCAGTTAGAACCGAACTTTAGTATCCCTATGGCCGTTTACTATTACGCTTGGGATCCGCATAAAGCCAGCCAAGGCACCCTAAAAACAACAGCCACCCTGAATATTGTTTATCCCTAA
- the glgA gene encoding glycogen synthase GlgA, whose protein sequence is MKVLHVCAEFFPLLKTGGLADVVAALPPAQRQYGADARVLVPGFPAIINQVSDKQKVTTLNTFAGEITLFYSQYQGTPLYIIESPHLYQREGSPYHDGYNNAYQDNYRRFGLLGFVAAELARGCDPLWQAEIVHAHDWHAALACAYLAAYGYPARCMFTIHNIAYQGLFSPHHIHELWLPPEFYNVEGMEFFGQLSFMKAGLFYANHTNAVSPTYAKEILNPHYAYGLDGLLNRLSHEQRLSGILNGIDTEVWSPSSDTFIAQKYSAHNLKNKVKNKLALQKSLGLAQQTDKPIFAVVSRMTRQKGLDLILDILPDLLNSGSQFILLGNGDHDLENAYRHAQSQYPDQIRTIIGYDEPLSHQIIAGTDVLMVPSRFEPCGLTQLYALRYGTLPLVRNTGGLADTVTDCSLEAIKRGEATGFVFNESHASDLKAAVDRALALWDSPAQWQQVQRNAMARDVSWQKSAETYLEVYRRLLTQ, encoded by the coding sequence ATGAAAGTATTACATGTTTGTGCCGAGTTTTTCCCTTTATTAAAAACAGGTGGGTTGGCTGATGTTGTGGCCGCACTTCCGCCAGCTCAGCGACAGTATGGTGCAGATGCAAGGGTGTTAGTTCCGGGCTTTCCTGCCATCATCAATCAAGTATCCGACAAACAGAAAGTCACCACACTCAATACATTTGCTGGTGAAATCACCTTATTTTATAGTCAATACCAAGGCACGCCACTGTATATTATTGAATCGCCGCATCTTTATCAGCGCGAAGGCAGCCCTTATCACGATGGTTATAATAATGCATATCAAGATAATTACCGTCGATTTGGTCTATTAGGCTTTGTTGCAGCAGAACTTGCGAGAGGATGTGATCCCCTATGGCAAGCAGAAATTGTCCATGCACATGATTGGCATGCCGCCCTTGCTTGTGCCTATCTCGCCGCGTACGGATACCCTGCTCGTTGTATGTTTACAATACATAATATTGCTTACCAAGGGCTATTTTCCCCTCATCATATCCATGAGCTTTGGTTACCCCCTGAGTTTTATAATGTTGAAGGAATGGAGTTTTTTGGTCAGCTCTCCTTTATGAAAGCAGGTCTATTTTATGCCAACCATACCAATGCGGTTAGCCCAACCTACGCCAAAGAAATTTTAAATCCACATTATGCTTATGGCCTAGATGGATTGCTAAATCGACTCAGTCATGAACAACGTCTCAGCGGCATTCTCAATGGCATCGATACGGAAGTATGGTCACCTTCAAGTGATACATTCATTGCGCAAAAATACAGTGCACACAATTTAAAAAATAAGGTGAAAAATAAGCTTGCTTTACAGAAGTCTCTCGGTCTTGCGCAACAGACTGACAAGCCTATTTTTGCTGTTGTCAGCCGTATGACTCGCCAAAAAGGGTTAGATCTGATCCTTGATATTTTACCGGATCTACTGAATTCAGGGAGTCAGTTTATTTTACTGGGTAACGGCGATCATGATCTTGAAAATGCTTATCGTCATGCACAATCGCAATATCCTGATCAGATCCGCACCATCATTGGCTATGATGAGCCGCTATCCCACCAAATCATTGCAGGTACAGATGTATTAATGGTGCCAAGTCGTTTTGAACCTTGTGGCCTGACTCAGCTCTATGCATTACGGTATGGCACTCTCCCCCTAGTACGTAATACCGGAGGCCTTGCTGATACCGTGACAGATTGTTCCTTAGAAGCTATCAAGCGCGGAGAAGCAACTGGTTTTGTGTTTAATGAAAGCCATGCCTCTGACCTCAAGGCCGCCGTTGATCGTGCACTTGCTTTATGGGATTCCCCAGCACAATGGCAGCAAGTACAACGAAACGCAATGGCTCGGGATGTGAGTTGGCAAAAGTCGGCTGAAACATATTTAGAAGTGTATCGCAGACTGCTAACCCAATGA
- a CDS encoding DHA2 family efflux MFS transporter permease subunit yields MADIQPLKGAKLVWATIALSLATFMQVLDSTIANVAIPTIAGDLGVSMSQGTWVITSFGVSNAISIAISGFLAKRFGEVRVFLWATALFTVFSLLCGFSDSLGMLILFRVLQGAVAGPVIPLSQSLIMRCYPPKMQNMALAFWSMTIILAPVFGPIFGGYISDNFHWGWIFFMNVPLGIFVVIVGSIILKGMESKVVNVPFNVIGLALLSVGVGCLQVLLDKGKELGWLASNEIVILAVISAIALVFLVIWELTDKNPVVELSLFKSRNFTIGTISVSLAYMAYFGAIVLLPQLLQEVYGYTATWAGLALAPIGLLPVLFSAPVAKLSDFLDIRWIVTFSFVFYAICFFWRAYTFEPSMGFSAVVWPQLVQGMAVACFFMPLTTLTLSGLPPEKLASASSLANFFRTLAGSIGTSITTTMWSDRESVHHSQLTEYITDYNPESLQMYKEMGAHGLSHEQTSGFIAQEITSQGLIIAANEIFWLCGWVFIGLIITVWFAKPPFGNKA; encoded by the coding sequence GTGGCAGATATTCAACCACTAAAGGGCGCAAAGCTGGTATGGGCAACGATTGCATTGTCGTTAGCAACTTTTATGCAGGTGCTAGATTCGACCATTGCTAACGTTGCTATACCAACAATTGCAGGTGATCTCGGTGTTTCTATGTCTCAAGGAACATGGGTTATCACCTCATTTGGGGTTTCTAATGCTATTTCTATCGCGATTTCTGGATTCCTTGCCAAACGGTTTGGAGAAGTCCGCGTTTTCCTATGGGCAACAGCGTTATTCACCGTATTTTCATTACTCTGTGGTTTCTCCGACAGCCTTGGCATGTTAATTTTATTTCGTGTTTTACAAGGTGCTGTCGCAGGGCCTGTGATCCCCCTTTCACAAAGTCTGATCATGCGTTGTTATCCACCCAAAATGCAAAATATGGCGCTGGCATTTTGGTCAATGACAATCATTTTAGCCCCCGTATTTGGCCCTATTTTTGGTGGTTATATCAGTGATAACTTCCATTGGGGCTGGATCTTCTTTATGAACGTACCGTTAGGTATTTTCGTGGTTATCGTCGGTTCTATTATTCTTAAAGGAATGGAATCGAAAGTCGTGAATGTACCGTTTAACGTGATTGGTCTGGCATTACTATCCGTAGGGGTGGGTTGTCTTCAGGTACTACTGGATAAAGGGAAAGAGCTTGGTTGGTTGGCATCGAATGAAATTGTGATTTTAGCGGTTATTTCAGCGATTGCTTTAGTCTTCTTGGTGATTTGGGAACTGACCGACAAAAACCCAGTGGTTGAATTATCCCTTTTTAAATCACGTAACTTCACCATTGGGACGATTTCTGTCAGTTTGGCCTATATGGCTTACTTTGGTGCCATTGTTCTCTTGCCTCAATTATTGCAAGAGGTCTATGGTTATACCGCAACATGGGCTGGATTAGCGCTCGCACCAATTGGTTTATTACCCGTCTTATTTTCTGCGCCCGTTGCTAAGCTATCAGATTTCTTAGATATCCGCTGGATAGTGACGTTTAGCTTTGTGTTTTATGCGATTTGTTTCTTCTGGCGAGCGTATACTTTTGAGCCTAGTATGGGCTTCTCAGCCGTTGTTTGGCCACAATTGGTGCAAGGAATGGCGGTTGCCTGTTTCTTTATGCCATTAACCACGTTGACCCTGTCTGGTTTACCGCCAGAGAAACTGGCTTCGGCATCAAGTCTGGCAAACTTTTTCCGTACACTCGCGGGTTCGATAGGCACTTCAATCACAACAACGATGTGGAGTGATAGGGAATCAGTTCACCATAGTCAGTTAACGGAATACATTACAGACTATAATCCAGAATCTTTGCAGATGTATAAAGAGATGGGAGCACATGGTTTAAGCCATGAGCAAACATCGGGTTTCATTGCGCAAGAGATTACTAGCCAAGGGTTAATCATTGCTGCAAATGAAATCTTTTGGTTATGTGGATGGGTATTTATCGGGCTGATTATTACCGTGTGGTTTGCTAAGCCACCATTTGGTAATAAGGCTTAA